In one Methanoculleus sp. SDB genomic region, the following are encoded:
- a CDS encoding phosphate-binding protein — protein sequence MKRFHTIGLTAGVALCILCATFLGGCVGGDAGDATPVPTAAARLSVTGSTTVLPIAEKAAEAFMDANPAADIQVSGGGSSVGVQAVGEGTADIGMSSRDLKDAEKEKYPGLVQHVVARDGIAMIVNPGNTVESLTVEQVRRIYTGEITNWNEVGGSDAEIVVVGRDSASGTRGSFEELVMDKQECVATMLEKNSNGAVQQTITGTPGAIGYVGLGYVDGTVKGVSIDVDGTLVDPTVGNVIAGTYPISRDLMMFTDGEATGIAASFITFIRSEEGRRIVADEGFVPLA from the coding sequence ATGAAACGATTCCACACGATCGGGCTCACCGCCGGGGTGGCCCTCTGTATTCTCTGTGCAACATTCCTGGGGGGGTGCGTCGGCGGCGATGCCGGAGACGCCACCCCCGTGCCGACCGCAGCCGCACGGCTCAGTGTGACCGGATCCACGACCGTGCTCCCCATCGCCGAAAAGGCGGCGGAAGCATTCATGGACGCAAATCCCGCTGCCGACATCCAGGTGAGTGGCGGCGGTTCCAGCGTCGGCGTGCAGGCGGTGGGTGAGGGCACTGCCGATATCGGCATGTCGTCCCGCGACCTCAAGGACGCCGAGAAGGAAAAGTACCCCGGTCTGGTGCAGCATGTGGTTGCCCGGGACGGCATCGCCATGATCGTCAATCCCGGAAACACCGTGGAGAGCCTGACGGTCGAACAGGTGCGCCGGATCTACACCGGCGAGATTACGAACTGGAACGAGGTCGGCGGCAGTGACGCCGAGATCGTCGTGGTGGGCCGTGACAGTGCGTCGGGCACCCGGGGATCCTTCGAGGAGCTCGTGATGGACAAGCAGGAGTGTGTCGCGACCATGCTCGAGAAGAACTCCAACGGTGCGGTCCAGCAGACCATTACCGGCACACCCGGAGCGATCGGCTACGTCGGTCTCGGCTATGTTGACGGGACGGTGAAGGGCGTTTCGATCGATGTCGACGGCACGCTCGTCGATCCGACGGTGGGAAACGTCATCGCCGGAACCTATCCGATCTCCCGTGACCTGATGATGTTCACCGACGGCGAGGCAACCGGGATTGCCGCATCCTTTATCACCTTTATCCGGAGTGAGGAAGGCCGTCGGATTGTTGCCGATGAGGGCTTCGTGCCCCTCGCATGA